A single window of Granulicella mallensis MP5ACTX8 DNA harbors:
- a CDS encoding ferritin-like domain-containing protein produces MANQETQLLDEIIVTSRRKMLSLGAASLAGLVLSASAPEAKAATAAYSDTDILNFALNLEYLEANFYYLAAFGTTIDKANAASMAAGAPLITLSGTVGTPGTVSGGSLVPFTTIPVASYAIETAVEEGKHVQLLLSALTTSAVAQPAINLGTSFQTLATAAKIPGGSAFSPYASDAAFLIGAYVFEDVGVTAYHGAASLLTSSKNLTTAAGILAVEAYHAGLVRTTINYLDPAGTSIAGYTNLISTLRASLSQAGLLGVAPSASQYDNNPDDYGLATFSVALGGAGNVTATRITDADPTDVVAFARNTTQVLNIVTGGGAVNGTTVVSPAKGVFFPAGMNAGPNGFK; encoded by the coding sequence ATGGCAAATCAAGAGACTCAACTTCTGGATGAGATCATCGTCACGAGCCGGCGCAAGATGCTGTCGCTCGGGGCCGCGTCGCTCGCCGGCCTGGTTCTGAGCGCAAGCGCGCCCGAGGCCAAGGCGGCAACGGCGGCCTACTCGGACACGGACATTCTCAACTTCGCCCTCAACCTCGAATACCTGGAGGCGAACTTCTACTACCTCGCAGCCTTCGGCACGACCATCGATAAAGCCAACGCAGCCTCGATGGCCGCAGGCGCTCCGCTGATTACGCTGTCGGGCACCGTCGGAACACCCGGCACGGTCTCCGGCGGCAGCCTGGTTCCCTTCACGACCATCCCAGTGGCGTCCTATGCCATCGAGACGGCCGTTGAAGAGGGCAAGCATGTCCAGTTATTGCTCAGCGCGCTTACCACTTCAGCCGTCGCCCAGCCTGCCATTAATCTGGGCACGTCCTTCCAGACCCTCGCCACCGCGGCGAAGATCCCGGGCGGCTCAGCCTTTAGCCCGTATGCCAGCGACGCTGCCTTTCTGATCGGCGCCTACGTCTTCGAGGACGTAGGAGTCACGGCGTACCACGGAGCGGCTTCCCTGCTCACATCATCCAAGAACCTGACGACAGCAGCCGGCATCCTCGCAGTCGAGGCCTATCACGCGGGTCTCGTCCGCACCACCATCAACTATCTCGATCCAGCGGGCACCAGCATCGCCGGCTATACCAACCTGATCTCGACGCTTCGGGCATCGCTCTCCCAGGCCGGTCTGCTCGGCGTCGCACCCAGCGCCTCGCAGTACGACAACAACCCCGACGACTACGGCCTGGCTACCTTCTCGGTCGCACTCGGCGGAGCAGGAAACGTTACGGCAACACGCATCACCGATGCCGACCCGACCGACGTCGTAGCCTTTGCCCGCAACACCACGCAGGTCCTGAACATCGTGACGGGCGGCGGTGCGGTCAACGGAACCACGGTCGTCAGCCCTGCCAAGGGAGTCTTCTTCCCCGCAGGAATGAACGCAGGCCCTAACGGCTTCAAATAG